The sequence below is a genomic window from Cicer arietinum cultivar CDC Frontier isolate Library 1 chromosome 6, Cicar.CDCFrontier_v2.0, whole genome shotgun sequence.
AAGATAGTGATTTGTTCGTGGAAAGAGGCAATAGTGACAACCCCTTGAAGATCACTTGCTTTGCCAGAATCAGGTACTTTCATTTGTTTCTCAAAACCAGAATCATGAAAGAAGCTGTTGACTTTGCTGCTCAAGCAGTTTCATGTGCATTACAATACTCATCAAGCATAAGTGGTTTGTACATGACCATCTGAGCCAAGTATACCCAGTTTCTTAGGCTTAGTCTTTGTTGATAAGATAGTGATTTGTTCGTGGAAAGGGGCAATAGTGACAACCCCTTGAAGATCACTTGCTTTGCCAGAATCAGGTACTTTCATTTGTTTCTCAAAACCTGGCATCGGAACATCTGAAGATGATAACAGAGCCAAGCGCGGTGCAACTTCTTGTAAGGAAATTGATGATTTCCTCTGGTAAGAAGCCAAGGATGCAGCAATACCATCAAAAGGCCGCCATACATCCCATAGAGCTGAAGAAGATGGTGGAGGAGTCTTGAAGGATAAAATAGCTGATTTCAGTTGGTCTTTATACTCTCCTTGGAACCAAGCTTCATGAGGAGTCTCAGGATTTCGAGAAAGTTGAAGCTAAACAACGTTCCAAAGCCACAACTAATGGAGCCATCATTGCTGAATAACGAGCAGAATTTATCTTGCTCTTCTCATTGTGACTAAGTGTGATATTTTCGGCAATTCTTGTAGCCTCCTCTTTCAGCACATTTATGCGCCTCATCACATCTGCAACAAAATATAGATGGTCCTATTTTTCTTCACGAACAGTAAATTCCAAATTgtacaataaaaaaacaatgaaattaatttatcGAACATTAAAAGGACCATAATTGGAGATTAGTTTTCACTGGTAAGCTGCACACACACCAGCTGAACTTGAATATGTACTCACTATTCCACATTTACCTTTCAGAGTTCAGAGGCACAAATTTCAGTTACACTTAACTAACATTGTTGATCATAGCAGCGACCAATCCCCATATAAGCACATGTTCATTTATCATCATTTCCCCCTAGGTCATCATCTGTCTCCATTCCCTCAATTAAAGATAGGTAGGTGTTGTCATCAGGAGTAATGCCTTTGCTGACCATTTCTCTGAGGAGCTCTTCAGCTTGCTCACCTTCGCGGTTTTTGCACAAGCCTTGAATAAGAGCATTGTAAGTGAGAATGGTAGGATCAAATCCTATAGTCAACATTTCATCTTTAACTCTAAAAGCATCCTTCATGTCTCCTCTTTTACTGTAACCTTTAATAAGTGTATTGTAACTAATATGATCAGGTTTGATCCCCCTTCTCTTCATTACATCAAGAAGTTTCCGAGCTTCTTCCACTTTCCCCTCCCTGCAGTACCCTTGCATCAAGGAATTGTACGTGACTTCATCGGGAAAAACCTTTGCATCATCCATCTCTTTCAAGAGTTGAAAAGCACTATCGATGTTGCCATTTGCACAATGACCATCGATCAATGCATTGAAAATTATGATATCTGGCAGCAGACCTTCGTCTTTAGTCTTCTTAAACAACTCATCTGCCTCCCTCATCCTATGCCTTTTCCCAAGAACATATATAAGCGATGTATATGTTACCAGTGTCGGTCTAATCCTTCTTTCCACCATTTCCTCATAAAGAGTGAAAGCTTTCTTTGCATCCCCACATCTGCAATAGCCATTAATCAGTATGTTATATGTAACAACATCAAGCTCCATTCTTCTTTCTCTCATTTCTTTcatcatatcctcaacttccccCATCCTCCTTTCCATAAACAGTGCATGAATAAACACATTGTAGGTGACAAGAGAAGCAACTATGCCTCTACTCATCATCTCATCCCTATAACCAAAAGCCTTATCCAAATCCCCTTTATTGCAGCACCCATCAATTAAAGCATTATAAGTTACAGCATTAGGAACTAAACCAAACTCCGACATTTTACAAAGTAAATCAGCTGCCTCATCAATCCTTCCTTCTTTACACAACCgagaaataaaagaattatAGGTATAACAATCCGGTTTGAGACCTTTATCTTTCATCTTTTGAAAAATCGCATGAGCCCTTTCAAACTTGCCTCTTAAACAGTATCCATGTATAAGTGTGTTATAAGTAACAATATTAGGCTTCACACCAAAAGCTTCCATATAAACAATAAACTCCTTAGCCTTTTTCAACTTACCTTCTTTACACAAAACATTGATCATTATGTTAAAAGTGCAAACATTAGATTTGATCTTCATCCTAAACATATCAGCA
It includes:
- the LOC101509544 gene encoding uncharacterized protein; amino-acid sequence: MSVPKAVAATIRLRVPAAAARPAPPLVPQDNAFDFTVKSPSVTWYLKKAAGIKSGSTRPRHISNFSLLTTTSPSPPPPPITETTLLNFIQSFHWHFVEHLANLTPSLLSSTLSHLHLNPQLVHTLLTHLHNQPHCFDLTTRCIAVCILYRLPSPKPALQILHPVILTTTPTIIFNQLSLARSRLNTKTTIVFDLLLTAYCHLRKPTEALECFHLMTQNGIVPKTETCNQVLSLFLKLNRTQMAWVLYADMFRMKIKSNVCTFNIMINVLCKEGKLKKAKEFIVYMEAFGVKPNIVTYNTLIHGYCLRGKFERAHAIFQKMKDKGLKPDCYTYNSFISRLCKEGRIDEAADLLCKMSEFGLVPNAVTYNALIDGCCNKGDLDKAFGYRDEMMSRGIVASLVTYNVFIHALFMERRMGEVEDMMKEMRERRMELDVVTYNILINGYCRCGDAKKAFTLYEEMVERRIRPTLVTYTSLIYVLGKRHRMREADELFKKTKDEGLLPDIIIFNALIDGHCANGNIDSAFQLLKEMDDAKVFPDEVTYNSLMQGYCREGKVEEARKLLDVMKRRGIKPDHISYNTLIKGYSKRGDMKDAFRVKDEMLTIGFDPTILTYNALIQGLCKNREGEQAEELLREMVSKGITPDDNTYLSLIEGMETDDDLGGNDDK